A region from the Pseudomonas cucumis genome encodes:
- the rplJ gene encoding 50S ribosomal protein L10, with protein MAIKLEDKKAIVAEVNEAANVALSAVVADARGVTVGAMTGLRKEAREAGVYVRVVRNTLLKRAVAGTQYDVLNDVFTGPTLIAFSKEHPGAAARIFKEFAKGQDKFEIKAAAFEGKFLAANQIDVLASLPTRDEAISQLMSVIQGATSKLARTLAALRDQKEAAAA; from the coding sequence GTGGCAATTAAACTCGAAGACAAGAAGGCCATCGTCGCTGAAGTCAACGAGGCTGCCAATGTTGCCCTGTCTGCTGTTGTGGCTGATGCCCGCGGTGTGACAGTAGGCGCTATGACCGGACTCCGTAAAGAGGCTCGTGAAGCTGGCGTTTACGTACGTGTTGTACGTAACACCCTGCTCAAGCGCGCCGTTGCTGGCACTCAATATGACGTGCTCAACGACGTGTTCACTGGCCCGACCTTGATTGCATTCTCTAAAGAACATCCGGGCGCTGCTGCTCGTATCTTCAAAGAATTCGCAAAAGGTCAGGATAAGTTCGAGATCAAGGCAGCTGCGTTCGAGGGCAAGTTCCTCGCAGCTAATCAGATCGACGTACTGGCAAGTCTGCCGACCCGTGACGAAGCAATTTCTCAGCTGATGAGCGTGATTCAAGGCGCAACCAGCAAATTGGCTCGTACTCTGGCGGCCCTTCGCGACCAGAAAGAAGCTGCCGCAGCCTAA
- the rplA gene encoding 50S ribosomal protein L1, with product MAKLTKRQKAIAGKIEAGKSYNFVDAAALLAELSTVKFSESFDVAVNLGVDPRKSDQVVRSATVLPHGTGKTVRVAVFTQGPAAEAALAAGADRVGMDDLAAEMKGGDLNYDVVIASPDAMRVVGQLGQILGPRGLMPNPKVGTVTPDVATAVKNAKAGQVRYRTDKNGIIHTSVGKIGFDAVKLKENVEALIADLKRIKPASSKGIYVKRVTLSTTMGPGLVIDQSSLDA from the coding sequence ATGGCTAAGTTGACCAAGCGTCAAAAGGCTATCGCCGGTAAAATCGAAGCAGGCAAGTCCTACAACTTTGTAGACGCTGCTGCTCTGCTGGCTGAGCTGTCGACTGTCAAGTTCAGCGAGTCGTTCGATGTTGCTGTGAACCTGGGTGTTGACCCGCGTAAATCCGACCAGGTCGTTCGTAGCGCTACTGTGCTGCCACACGGTACTGGCAAGACTGTTCGCGTTGCTGTGTTCACCCAGGGTCCAGCTGCTGAGGCCGCTCTGGCTGCCGGCGCTGACCGCGTAGGTATGGACGACCTGGCTGCCGAAATGAAAGGCGGCGACCTGAACTATGACGTAGTTATCGCATCCCCGGATGCAATGCGCGTTGTAGGTCAGTTGGGTCAGATCCTCGGTCCACGTGGTCTGATGCCTAACCCTAAAGTCGGCACCGTAACCCCAGACGTAGCTACCGCGGTTAAAAACGCCAAGGCTGGTCAGGTTCGTTATCGCACCGACAAAAACGGCATCATCCACACCTCCGTTGGCAAGATCGGCTTCGACGCCGTCAAGCTGAAGGAAAACGTTGAAGCCCTGATCGCTGATCTGAAGCGTATCAAGCCAGCTTCCTCGAAAGGCATTTACGTCAAGCGCGTTACCCTGAGCACCACTATGGGCCCAGGTCTGGTCATCGACCAAAGCTCGCTCGACGCTTAA
- the nusG gene encoding transcription termination/antitermination protein NusG: MAKRWYVVHAYSGYEKHVMRSLVERVKLAGMEDGFGEILVPTEEVVEMRNGQKRKSERKFFPGYVLVQMDMNEGTWHLVKDTPRVMGFIGGTADKPAPITDKEAEAILRRVADGSDKPKPKTLFEPGESVRVNDGPFADFTGTVEEVNYEKSRIQVAVLIFGRSTPVELEFSQVEKV; encoded by the coding sequence GTGGCTAAGCGTTGGTACGTTGTGCATGCTTACTCCGGTTACGAGAAGCATGTCATGCGCTCGTTGGTAGAGCGCGTAAAGCTGGCTGGCATGGAAGATGGCTTCGGCGAAATTCTGGTTCCCACTGAAGAAGTGGTTGAAATGCGTAATGGCCAGAAACGCAAAAGCGAGCGCAAGTTCTTCCCAGGTTATGTGCTGGTCCAGATGGACATGAACGAGGGTACTTGGCACTTGGTCAAGGATACTCCTCGGGTGATGGGTTTCATTGGCGGTACTGCTGATAAGCCTGCGCCGATCACAGATAAAGAGGCAGAAGCGATTCTGCGTCGCGTTGCTGACGGTAGCGACAAGCCGAAGCCGAAGACGTTGTTCGAGCCGGGCGAGTCGGTACGTGTCAATGACGGGCCGTTTGCTGATTTTACTGGCACGGTTGAAGAAGTTAACTACGAGAAGAGCCGGATCCAAGTGGCAGTGCTCATTTTCGGTCGCTCTACTCCGGTAGAGCTAGAGTTCAGCCAGGTCGAAAAAGTCTAG
- the birA gene encoding bifunctional biotin--[acetyl-CoA-carboxylase] ligase/biotin operon repressor BirA — protein sequence MLTLLKLLKDGRFHSGQALGAALGVSRSAVWKQLQHLEAELGLSIHKVRGRGYQLAAPLTLLDPAEISARASSCEWPILVFDSIDSTNAEALRAIERGQPAPFLVLAERQTAGRGRRGRKWVSPFAENIYYSLVLRIDGGMRQLEGLSLVVGLAVMQALRGLGISGVGLKWPNDVLVGQQKIAGILLELVGDPADVCHVVIGVGINVNMQMTDEVDQQWTSMRLESGKAVDRNHLVAELGLMLQTYLNRHQSGGFPAIQAEWEQNHLWQGRAVSLIAGVSQIDGEVLGIDGQGALRLKVNGVEKVFSGGELSLRLRDDS from the coding sequence ATGCTGACGTTGTTAAAGCTTCTTAAGGATGGTCGATTCCATTCGGGCCAAGCCCTGGGTGCTGCCTTGGGCGTCAGTCGTAGCGCTGTATGGAAGCAGCTTCAGCACTTGGAAGCTGAGCTCGGTTTATCCATTCATAAAGTGCGCGGTCGCGGCTATCAACTGGCTGCGCCGTTGACACTGCTTGATCCTGCGGAAATAAGCGCGCGGGCGTCTTCTTGCGAGTGGCCCATTCTAGTCTTCGATTCAATTGACTCTACCAATGCTGAAGCCTTGCGCGCTATCGAGCGTGGCCAGCCTGCGCCATTTCTGGTGCTCGCTGAGCGGCAGACGGCCGGTCGTGGGCGGCGTGGGCGCAAATGGGTGAGCCCGTTCGCGGAAAACATCTATTACAGTCTGGTACTGCGCATTGATGGTGGGATGCGGCAGCTAGAAGGCTTGAGTCTTGTTGTCGGGCTTGCCGTAATGCAAGCCTTACGAGGGCTTGGTATTTCAGGTGTGGGATTGAAGTGGCCGAATGATGTTCTGGTGGGGCAGCAGAAGATTGCTGGAATACTGCTCGAGTTGGTGGGGGATCCTGCTGATGTGTGTCACGTGGTGATCGGTGTCGGAATAAATGTGAACATGCAGATGACCGATGAGGTTGATCAGCAATGGACGTCCATGCGCCTCGAGTCGGGTAAGGCTGTTGATCGCAATCATCTGGTTGCGGAGTTAGGGTTGATGCTCCAGACCTATTTAAATCGCCACCAGAGCGGCGGATTTCCGGCTATCCAGGCGGAGTGGGAGCAAAATCATCTATGGCAGGGGCGGGCGGTATCGTTGATTGCCGGTGTTAGTCAGATAGATGGTGAGGTGCTGGGTATCGATGGTCAGGGTGCCTTGCGCTTGAAGGTGAATGGTGTGGAGAAGGTCTTTAGTGGTGGCGAGCTCAGTCTGAGGTTGCGTGATGATTCTTGA
- the rplL gene encoding 50S ribosomal protein L7/L12 has product MSLTNDQIIEAIGEKSVLEIVELIKAMEEKFGVSAAAASAGPAAVAAVVEEQTEFNVMLTEAGEKKVNVIKAVRELTGLGLKEAKAVVDGAPAMVLEAVAKDAADKAKAVLEEAGAKVELK; this is encoded by the coding sequence ATGTCTCTGACTAACGACCAAATCATCGAAGCAATCGGCGAAAAATCCGTTCTGGAAATCGTTGAGCTGATCAAGGCCATGGAAGAGAAGTTCGGCGTTTCCGCTGCCGCTGCTTCCGCTGGTCCAGCTGCTGTTGCTGCCGTTGTTGAAGAACAAACTGAATTCAACGTCATGCTGACCGAAGCTGGCGAGAAGAAAGTTAACGTGATCAAGGCAGTACGTGAACTGACCGGTCTGGGCCTGAAAGAAGCCAAGGCTGTAGTTGACGGCGCTCCTGCCATGGTTCTGGAAGCTGTTGCCAAAGACGCAGCTGACAAAGCCAAAGCAGTACTGGAAGAAGCAGGCGCTAAAGTCGAGCTGAAGTAA
- the tuf gene encoding elongation factor Tu has product MAKEKFERNKPHVNVGTIGHVDHGKTTLTAALTRVCSEVFGSAKVDFDKIDSAPEEKARGITINTAHVEYDSAVRHYAHVDCPGHADYVKNMITGAAQMDGAILVCSAADGPMPQTREHILLSRQVGVPYIVVFLNKADMVDDAELLELVEMEVRDLLSTYDFPGDDTPIIIGSALMALNGQDDNEMGTTAVKKLVETLDSYIPQPERAIDKPFLMPIEDVFSISGRGTVVTGRVERGIVRIQEEVEIVGLRDTVKTTCTGVEMFRKLLDEGRAGENCGVLLRGTKRDDVERGQVLVKPGTVKPHTKFTAEVYVLSKEEGGRHTPFFKGYRPQFYFRTTDVTGNCELPEGVEMVMPGDNVQMTVTLIKTIAMEDGLRFAIREGGRTVGAGVVAKVIE; this is encoded by the coding sequence ATGGCTAAGGAAAAGTTCGAGCGTAACAAGCCGCACGTCAACGTTGGCACCATTGGTCACGTAGATCATGGCAAAACGACTTTGACCGCCGCTCTGACCCGTGTCTGCTCCGAAGTGTTCGGTTCAGCAAAGGTTGACTTCGACAAGATCGATAGCGCCCCAGAAGAAAAGGCTCGTGGTATCACCATTAATACTGCTCACGTTGAGTACGATTCGGCTGTGCGTCACTACGCGCACGTTGACTGTCCAGGTCACGCTGACTACGTAAAAAACATGATCACTGGTGCTGCGCAGATGGATGGTGCGATTCTGGTTTGCTCGGCTGCTGATGGTCCGATGCCGCAAACCCGTGAGCATATCCTGTTGTCTCGTCAGGTTGGCGTTCCGTACATTGTTGTCTTTCTGAATAAGGCTGACATGGTTGATGACGCTGAGCTGCTAGAGCTGGTTGAGATGGAAGTGCGCGATCTGCTGAGCACTTACGATTTCCCTGGTGATGACACTCCGATCATCATTGGTTCGGCGCTGATGGCGCTGAATGGTCAAGACGACAACGAGATGGGTACTACCGCCGTCAAGAAGTTGGTCGAGACTCTGGATAGCTATATTCCGCAGCCTGAGCGTGCTATCGATAAGCCGTTCCTGATGCCGATCGAAGACGTGTTCTCGATCTCTGGTCGCGGTACTGTCGTGACTGGTCGTGTTGAGCGTGGCATTGTTCGCATCCAGGAAGAAGTTGAGATTGTTGGTCTTCGCGACACTGTCAAAACTACTTGTACTGGTGTTGAAATGTTCCGCAAGCTGCTCGATGAGGGTCGTGCAGGTGAGAACTGCGGCGTTCTGCTGCGTGGTACCAAGCGTGATGATGTTGAGCGTGGTCAGGTTCTGGTCAAGCCCGGCACTGTCAAGCCGCATACCAAGTTCACTGCTGAGGTTTATGTTTTGAGCAAGGAAGAAGGTGGTCGTCATACGCCATTCTTCAAAGGCTACCGTCCACAGTTCTACTTCCGTACAACTGATGTGACTGGTAACTGCGAGCTGCCAGAAGGTGTTGAGATGGTGATGCCAGGTGACAACGTTCAAATGACCGTTACCCTGATCAAAACCATCGCGATGGAAGATGGTCTGCGTTTCGCTATCCGTGAGGGCGGTCGTACCGTCGGCGCTGGTGTCGTAGCAAAAGTCATCGAGTAA
- a CDS encoding pantothenate kinase encodes MILELDCGNSFIKWRVLGEDVGRVIGEGVVDSDLALLESLKGLKGLALIHCRLVSVRTAEETSALISLLTEAFGVSVVCAAPAREMSGVRNGYEEFERLGLDRWLAMLGGFHLASGACLVLDFGTAVTADFIAGDGEHLGGFICPGMPLMRNQLRTHTRRIRYGDLAAERALESLVPGRTTVEAVERGCLLMLRGFVLTQLELARSYWGEDFAVFLTGGDADLVSEIVPEARVVPDLVFVGLAMACPLS; translated from the coding sequence ATGATTCTTGAGCTCGATTGTGGAAACAGCTTCATCAAGTGGCGTGTGCTCGGCGAGGATGTCGGGCGGGTGATTGGCGAGGGGGTCGTTGATTCGGATCTCGCATTGCTGGAGAGCTTGAAAGGGCTCAAGGGGCTCGCTCTCATACATTGTCGCTTGGTCAGTGTCAGAACCGCCGAAGAAACCAGTGCGCTGATTTCTCTGCTGACCGAAGCTTTTGGCGTTTCCGTAGTGTGCGCGGCACCGGCTCGGGAGATGTCCGGGGTTCGGAATGGTTATGAGGAGTTCGAGCGGCTAGGGCTTGATCGCTGGCTTGCAATGCTCGGAGGATTTCATCTGGCTTCGGGTGCTTGTCTGGTGCTCGACTTTGGTACGGCTGTTACGGCTGACTTTATTGCGGGGGATGGTGAGCATCTCGGAGGATTTATCTGTCCGGGGATGCCTTTGATGCGCAACCAGCTGCGCACCCATACCCGTAGAATTCGCTATGGAGATCTTGCTGCCGAGCGCGCTTTGGAGAGTCTTGTTCCTGGACGCACAACCGTCGAGGCGGTCGAGCGAGGTTGTTTGCTAATGTTGAGAGGGTTTGTGCTGACTCAGCTAGAGTTGGCGCGCAGCTATTGGGGAGAAGATTTCGCAGTCTTCCTGACTGGAGGGGATGCTGATCTGGTCTCCGAGATTGTGCCCGAGGCCAGGGTGGTTCCAGACCTGGTATTTGTAGGTTTGGCGATGGCGTGTCCCTTGTCCTGA
- the rplK gene encoding 50S ribosomal protein L11: protein MAKKITAYIKLQVKAAQANPSPPVGPALGQHGVNIMEFCKAFNARTQGIEPGLPTPVIITVYSDRSFTFETKSTPASVLLKKAAGLTSGSARPNTVKVGTVTRAQLEEIAKTKNADLTAADMEAAVRTIAGSARSMGLNVEGV, encoded by the coding sequence ATGGCCAAGAAGATTACCGCTTACATCAAGCTGCAAGTGAAGGCCGCTCAGGCTAACCCAAGCCCACCTGTTGGTCCTGCTCTGGGTCAGCACGGCGTGAACATCATGGAATTCTGCAAGGCTTTCAACGCCCGTACTCAGGGTATTGAGCCAGGTCTGCCGACTCCAGTGATCATCACTGTCTATAGCGACCGTAGCTTCACTTTCGAAACCAAATCCACACCTGCTTCGGTTCTGCTGAAGAAGGCTGCTGGTCTGACTAGCGGTTCCGCTCGTCCGAACACCGTTAAGGTTGGCACCGTGACTCGTGCTCAGCTGGAAGAAATCGCGAAAACCAAAAACGCGGATCTGACTGCAGCTGATATGGAAGCAGCCGTGCGTACTATCGCCGGTTCTGCTCGTAGCATGGGCCTTAACGTGGAGGGTGTGTAA
- the rpoB gene encoding DNA-directed RNA polymerase subunit beta: MAYSYTEKKRIRKDFSKLPDVMDVPYLLAIQLDSYREFLQAGATKDQFRDVGLHAAFKSVFPIISYSGNAALEYVGYRLGEPAFDVKECVLRGVTYAVPLRVKVRLIIFDKESSNKAIKDIKEQEVYMGEIPLMTENGTFVINGTERVIVSQLHRSPGVFFDHDRGKTHSSGKLLYSARIIPYRGSWLDFEFDPKDCVFVRIDRRRKLPASVLLRALGYTTEEVLDAFYTTNVFHVQGENLSLELVPQRLRGEIAVLDILDDKGKVIVEQGRRITARHINQLEKAGIKELQVPLDYVLGRTTAKVIVHPATGEILAECNTELNTEILAKIAKAQVVRIETLYTNDIDCGPFVSDTLKIDSTSNQLEALVEIYRMMRPGEPPTKDAAETLFNNLFFSPERYDLSAVGRMKFNRRIGRTEIEGSGVLCKEDIVAVLKTLVDIRNGKGIVDDIDHLGNRRVRCVGEMAENQFRVGLVRVERAVKERLSMAESEGLMPQDLINAKPVAAAVKEFFGSSQLSQFMDQNNPLSEITHKRRVSALGPGGLTRERAGFEVRDVHPTHYGRVCPIETPEGPNIGLINSLAAYARTNQYGFLESPYRVVKDALVTDEIVFLSAIEEADHVIAQASATMNDKKILIDELVAVRHLNEFTVKAPEDVTLMDVSPKQVVSVAASLIPFLEHDDANRALMGSNMQRQAVPTLRADKPLVGTGMERNVARDSGVCVVARRGGVIDSVDASRIVVRVADDEVETGEAGVDIYNLTKYTRSNQNTCINQRPLVSKGDRVQRSDIMADGPSTDMGELALGQNMRIAFMAWNGFNFEDSICLSERVVQEDRFTTIHIQELTCVARDTKLGPEEITADIPNVGEAALNKLDEAGIVYVGAEVGAGDILVGKVTPKGETQLTPEEKLLRAIFGEKASDVKDTSLRVPTGTKGTVIDVQVFTRDGVERDARALSIEKTQLDEIRKDLNEEFRIVEGATFERLRSALVGHKAEGGAGLKKGQEITDEVLDGLEHGQWFKLRMAEDALNEQLEKAQAYIVDRRRLLDDKFEDKKRKLQQGDDLAPGVLKIVKVYLAIRRRIQPGDKMAGRHGNKGVVSVIMPVEDMPHDANGTPVDVVLNPLGVPSRMNVGQILETHLGLAAKGLGEKINRMVEEQRKVAELRTFLDEIYNQIGGRNEDLDSFSDQEILDLAKNLRGGVPMATPVFDGAKESEIKAMLKLADLPESGQMQLTDGRTGNKFERPVTVGYMYMLKLNHLVDDKMHARSTGSYSLVTQQPLGGKAQFGGQRFGEMEVWALEAYGAAYTLQEMLTVKSDDVNGRTKMYKNIVDGDHRMEPGMPESFNVLIKEIRSLGIDIDLETE; the protein is encoded by the coding sequence ATGGCTTACTCATATACTGAGAAAAAACGTATCCGCAAGGACTTTAGCAAGTTGCCGGACGTCATGGATGTGCCGTACCTCCTGGCCATCCAGCTGGATTCGTATCGTGAATTCTTGCAAGCGGGAGCGACTAAAGATCAGTTCCGCGACGTGGGCCTGCATGCGGCCTTCAAATCCGTTTTCCCGATCATCAGCTACTCCGGCAATGCTGCGCTGGAGTACGTCGGTTATCGCCTGGGCGAACCGGCATTTGATGTCAAAGAATGCGTGTTGCGCGGTGTAACTTACGCCGTACCTTTGCGGGTAAAAGTGCGCCTGATCATTTTCGACAAAGAATCGTCGAACAAAGCGATCAAGGACATCAAAGAGCAAGAAGTCTACATGGGTGAAATCCCCCTAATGACTGAAAACGGTACCTTCGTAATCAACGGTACCGAGCGTGTAATCGTTTCCCAGCTGCACCGTTCCCCGGGCGTGTTCTTCGACCACGACCGTGGCAAGACGCACAGCTCCGGCAAACTGCTGTACTCCGCGCGCATCATTCCTTACCGCGGTTCGTGGTTGGACTTCGAGTTCGATCCGAAAGACTGCGTGTTCGTGCGTATTGACCGTCGTCGCAAGCTGCCTGCATCGGTACTGCTGCGCGCTCTGGGCTATACCACTGAAGAAGTGCTGGATGCGTTCTACACCACCAACGTCTTCCACGTGCAAGGTGAAAACCTCAGCCTGGAACTGGTTCCTCAGCGTCTACGTGGTGAAATTGCTGTCCTGGATATCCTGGATGACAAAGGCAAGGTTATTGTCGAGCAAGGTCGTCGTATTACTGCTCGCCACATCAACCAGCTGGAAAAAGCAGGGATCAAAGAGCTGCAAGTGCCTCTGGACTACGTCCTGGGTCGCACTACCGCCAAGGTCATCGTGCATCCGGCAACCGGCGAAATCCTGGCAGAGTGCAACACCGAGCTGAACACCGAAATCCTGGCAAAAATCGCCAAGGCTCAGGTTGTTCGCATCGAAACTCTGTACACCAACGATATCGACTGCGGTCCGTTCGTCTCCGACACTCTGAAGATCGACTCCACCAGCAACCAATTGGAAGCGCTGGTCGAGATCTATCGCATGATGCGTCCTGGCGAGCCGCCAACCAAAGACGCTGCCGAAACCCTGTTCAACAACCTGTTCTTCAGCCCTGAGCGCTATGACCTGTCTGCGGTCGGCCGGATGAAGTTCAACCGTCGTATCGGTCGTACCGAGATCGAAGGTTCGGGCGTGTTGTGCAAAGAAGACATCGTCGCGGTACTGAAGACTCTGGTCGACATCCGTAACGGCAAAGGCATCGTCGATGACATCGACCACCTGGGTAACCGTCGTGTTCGCTGCGTAGGCGAAATGGCCGAGAACCAGTTCCGCGTTGGCCTGGTACGTGTTGAGCGTGCGGTCAAAGAGCGTCTGTCGATGGCTGAAAGCGAAGGCCTGATGCCGCAAGACCTGATCAACGCCAAGCCAGTGGCTGCGGCGGTGAAAGAGTTCTTCGGTTCCAGCCAGCTTTCCCAGTTCATGGACCAGAACAACCCGCTGTCCGAGATCACCCACAAGCGTCGTGTCTCTGCACTCGGCCCTGGCGGTTTGACTCGTGAGCGTGCTGGCTTTGAAGTGCGTGACGTACACCCGACTCACTACGGTCGTGTATGCCCGATTGAAACGCCGGAAGGTCCGAACATCGGTCTGATCAACTCCTTGGCTGCTTATGCGCGCACCAACCAGTATGGCTTCCTCGAGAGCCCGTACCGTGTGGTGAAAGACGCTTTGGTCACCGACGAGATCGTATTCCTGTCCGCCATCGAAGAAGCTGATCACGTGATCGCTCAGGCTTCGGCCACGATGAACGACAAGAAAATCCTGATCGACGAGCTGGTAGCTGTTCGTCACTTGAACGAGTTCACCGTCAAGGCGCCGGAAGACGTCACCTTGATGGACGTATCGCCGAAGCAGGTAGTTTCGGTTGCAGCGTCCCTGATCCCGTTCCTCGAGCACGATGACGCCAACCGTGCGTTGATGGGTTCGAACATGCAGCGTCAAGCTGTACCAACCCTGCGCGCTGACAAGCCGCTGGTCGGTACCGGCATGGAGCGTAACGTAGCCCGTGACTCCGGCGTTTGCGTCGTGGCTCGTCGTGGTGGCGTGATCGATTCCGTCGACGCCAGCCGTATTGTGGTTCGTGTTGCTGATGACGAAGTTGAAACCGGCGAAGCTGGTGTCGACATCTACAACCTGACCAAGTACACCCGCTCCAACCAGAACACCTGCATCAACCAGCGTCCGCTGGTGAGCAAGGGTGATCGGGTTCAGCGCAGCGACATCATGGCCGATGGTCCGTCCACCGATATGGGTGAACTGGCTCTGGGTCAGAACATGCGCATCGCGTTCATGGCATGGAACGGCTTCAACTTCGAAGACTCCATCTGTCTGTCCGAGCGTGTTGTTCAGGAAGACCGTTTCACCACGATCCACATTCAGGAACTGACCTGTGTGGCACGTGACACCAAGCTTGGGCCTGAGGAAATCACTGCAGACATCCCGAACGTGGGTGAAGCTGCACTGAACAAACTGGACGAAGCCGGTATCGTTTACGTAGGTGCTGAAGTTGGCGCAGGCGACATCCTGGTTGGTAAGGTCACTCCGAAAGGCGAGACCCAACTGACTCCGGAAGAAAAACTGCTGCGTGCCATCTTCGGTGAAAAAGCCAGCGACGTTAAAGACACCTCTCTGCGTGTGCCTACCGGCACCAAGGGTACCGTCATCGACGTACAGGTCTTCACCCGTGACGGCGTTGAGCGTGATGCTCGTGCACTGTCGATCGAGAAGACTCAGCTCGACGAGATCCGCAAGGATCTGAACGAAGAGTTCCGTATCGTTGAAGGCGCCACTTTCGAACGTCTGCGTTCCGCTCTGGTCGGCCACAAAGCCGAAGGCGGCGCCGGTCTGAAGAAAGGTCAGGAAATCACCGACGAAGTTCTCGACGGTCTTGAGCATGGTCAGTGGTTCAAACTGCGCATGGCTGAAGATGCTCTGAACGAGCAGCTCGAGAAGGCTCAGGCCTACATCGTTGATCGCCGCCGTCTGCTGGACGACAAGTTCGAAGACAAGAAGCGCAAACTGCAGCAGGGCGATGACCTGGCTCCAGGCGTGCTGAAAATCGTCAAGGTTTACCTGGCAATCCGTCGTCGCATCCAGCCGGGCGACAAGATGGCCGGTCGTCACGGTAACAAAGGTGTGGTCTCCGTGATCATGCCAGTTGAAGACATGCCGCACGATGCCAATGGCACCCCGGTCGACGTTGTCCTCAACCCGTTGGGCGTACCTTCGCGTATGAACGTTGGTCAGATCCTTGAAACCCACCTGGGCCTTGCGGCCAAAGGTCTGGGCGAGAAGATCAACCGGATGGTAGAAGAGCAGCGTAAAGTTGCTGAACTTCGCACCTTCCTGGATGAGATCTACAACCAGATCGGCGGTCGTAACGAAGATCTGGATAGCTTCTCCGACCAGGAAATCCTGGATCTGGCGAAGAACTTGCGTGGCGGCGTGCCAATGGCCACTCCAGTGTTCGACGGCGCCAAGGAAAGCGAAATCAAGGCCATGCTGAAACTGGCAGACCTGCCAGAAAGCGGCCAGATGCAGCTGACCGACGGCCGTACCGGCAACAAGTTCGAGCGCCCGGTTACTGTTGGCTACATGTACATGCTGAAGCTGAACCACTTGGTAGACGACAAGATGCACGCTCGTTCTACCGGTTCGTACAGCCTGGTTACCCAGCAGCCGCTGGGTGGTAAGGCACAGTTCGGTGGTCAGCGTTTCGGGGAGATGGAGGTCTGGGCACTGGAAGCATACGGTGCTGCTTACACTCTGCAAGAAATGCTCACAGTGAAGTCGGACGATGTGAACGGCCGGACCAAGATGTACAAAAACATCGTGGACGGCGATCACCGTATGGAGCCGGGCATGCCCGAGTCCTTCAACGTGTTGATCAAAGAAATTCGTTCCCTCGGCATCGATATCGATCTGGAAACCGAATAA
- the secE gene encoding preprotein translocase subunit SecE gives MTPKAEAQGSRFDLLKWLVVVALVVVGVVGNQYYSASPILYRVLALLVIAAVAAFVGLQTVKGKSFFVLVKEARTEIRKVVWPTRQETTQTTLIVVAVVLVMALLLWGLDSLLGWLVSLIVG, from the coding sequence ATGACTCCTAAAGCTGAAGCTCAAGGCTCTCGCTTCGATCTGCTCAAGTGGCTAGTAGTAGTCGCTTTGGTGGTTGTTGGCGTTGTTGGCAATCAGTATTACTCTGCTTCGCCGATCCTGTACCGCGTACTTGCTTTGCTTGTCATTGCTGCTGTAGCTGCCTTTGTAGGCCTGCAGACAGTCAAGGGCAAGTCATTCTTTGTGCTGGTTAAGGAAGCTCGCACCGAGATTCGTAAAGTCGTATGGCCAACTCGCCAAGAAACCACGCAGACCACGCTGATTGTTGTGGCTGTTGTTCTGGTTATGGCGTTGCTGTTGTGGGGGCTTGATTCCCTGCTCGGCTGGCTTGTTTCCTTGATTGTCGGCTAA